A single genomic interval of Nonomuraea rubra harbors:
- a CDS encoding protein kinase, with protein MTDRLGGYWLGARLDGGGQVVVREAYDESGARHALGVPWLPDADARARLAASAEAAEHVRSLSVAKLTAVCLDGEPPYLVSEYIEGPTLRQVVERHGPYAGDDLYRLAAATATALAAVHEAGAVHGALTPEKVVLGGEGPRLVGLGLAGDGGGPPADVHAWGRLLVFAAYGPDAGRLDGGVRLDGGERFERPLRGLVAAALRPDPERRPSARQLLMSLLDVPQSQQGRLLPPEPIDDPPLGARAEAVYAALSPAEQDLVPDVFLRLVGLDAEGADAVVSAGRDELVAGRGPDEVAAIDGVLAAYGEAGLIGEPPAITHGALLRAWPRLREWLDGERAGLAVHRELAEAARRWEAGGRRESQLFQGEPLDRALAWAAGARRRVTLSAGEQTFLDEGLANTRRRARRRRTVMAALLSAAMAAVLLALWQRGVADERLDETMARVAASRAEALRVADPVTARKLGLAAWSLAPIPESRRALAAHDPAVEVFADPHAGPRTLHAITADGATLAALDEGTLRLYDLNAGGRPLATTGGPAQSVRAMAWSPDGRTLALVGVDRSYLYDLRTGILGRPFGRGLGTPGEQSAWFSPGGGLLFAAARQSGERWAWDLRAGRAAYVGEYAVIGPGDRVALVFDGKDSQIRRPGRASPAPWLDRMPWEYTTFAPDGVRVAIAEETGIQIYGLDGVPTHNSRYRPSPGHLRFSWDGRLLVSTDSDRVRVWRLDHGTRIADRQVPAAADRHAQAAISADGRWLRVLAGRGTVLTIDLAAPSAPARPESWVCERYGPLSAAEWRRHLPEVPYQETC; from the coding sequence ATGACCGACCGGCTGGGGGGCTACTGGCTCGGCGCCCGGCTCGACGGCGGCGGGCAGGTCGTCGTGCGCGAGGCGTACGACGAGTCGGGCGCCCGCCACGCGCTGGGCGTGCCGTGGCTGCCCGACGCCGACGCGCGGGCCAGGCTGGCCGCCTCGGCGGAGGCCGCGGAGCACGTCCGCTCGCTGTCGGTGGCCAAGCTGACCGCGGTCTGCCTGGACGGGGAGCCGCCCTACCTGGTCAGCGAGTACATCGAGGGGCCGACGCTGCGCCAGGTCGTGGAGCGGCACGGGCCGTACGCGGGCGACGACCTCTACCGGCTGGCCGCCGCCACCGCCACCGCGCTGGCGGCCGTGCACGAGGCGGGCGCGGTGCACGGGGCGCTCACGCCGGAGAAGGTCGTCCTGGGGGGCGAGGGGCCCCGGCTGGTCGGGCTGGGGCTGGCCGGCGACGGCGGCGGGCCGCCCGCGGACGTGCACGCCTGGGGCCGCCTCCTCGTCTTCGCCGCCTACGGGCCGGACGCCGGTCGATTAGACGGCGGCGTGCGACTAGACGGTGGTGAGCGTTTCGAGCGGCCGTTGCGGGGGCTCGTGGCCGCCGCGCTGCGCCCGGACCCGGAGCGCCGGCCGAGCGCCCGCCAGCTCCTGATGTCCCTCCTGGACGTGCCGCAGTCGCAGCAGGGCCGCCTGCTGCCTCCCGAGCCCATCGACGACCCGCCGCTCGGAGCCCGCGCCGAGGCCGTGTACGCCGCGCTCAGCCCGGCCGAGCAGGACCTGGTGCCGGACGTGTTCCTGCGCCTGGTGGGCCTCGACGCCGAGGGCGCCGACGCGGTCGTGAGCGCCGGCAGGGACGAGCTGGTCGCCGGGCGCGGGCCCGACGAGGTGGCGGCGATCGACGGGGTGCTGGCGGCGTACGGGGAAGCAGGGCTGATCGGAGAGCCCCCGGCGATCACGCACGGCGCGCTGCTGCGGGCCTGGCCGCGGCTGCGGGAGTGGCTGGACGGCGAGCGGGCCGGGCTGGCCGTGCACAGGGAGCTGGCGGAGGCGGCCCGGCGGTGGGAGGCGGGCGGGCGCAGGGAGTCGCAGCTCTTCCAGGGCGAGCCGCTGGACAGGGCGCTGGCGTGGGCGGCCGGCGCGCGGCGGCGGGTGACGCTCAGCGCGGGCGAGCAGACCTTCCTGGACGAGGGGCTCGCGAACACCAGGAGGCGCGCCCGCAGGCGGCGCACGGTCATGGCGGCGCTGCTGTCGGCCGCCATGGCGGCCGTGCTGCTCGCGCTCTGGCAGCGCGGCGTGGCCGACGAGCGGCTGGACGAGACCATGGCCAGGGTGGCGGCCTCGCGGGCCGAGGCGCTGCGGGTGGCCGACCCGGTGACGGCCCGCAAGCTCGGCCTGGCCGCGTGGTCGCTGGCGCCGATCCCCGAGAGCAGGCGGGCGCTGGCGGCGCACGACCCGGCGGTGGAGGTGTTCGCCGACCCGCACGCGGGGCCGCGCACGCTGCACGCCATCACCGCCGACGGGGCCACGCTGGCCGCCCTGGACGAGGGCACGCTGCGGCTGTACGACCTGAACGCCGGCGGCCGCCCGCTGGCCACCACGGGAGGCCCCGCGCAGAGCGTGCGGGCGATGGCCTGGTCACCGGACGGCCGGACGCTGGCGCTGGTCGGGGTGGACCGCTCGTACCTGTACGACCTGCGTACCGGGATCCTGGGCCGTCCCTTCGGCCGGGGGCTGGGCACGCCAGGGGAGCAGTCGGCCTGGTTCAGCCCGGGAGGCGGGCTGCTGTTCGCGGCGGCCAGGCAGTCGGGCGAGCGGTGGGCGTGGGACCTGCGGGCGGGGCGGGCCGCGTACGTGGGCGAGTACGCGGTGATCGGCCCGGGCGACCGGGTGGCGCTGGTGTTCGACGGGAAGGACTCGCAGATCAGGCGGCCCGGCCGCGCGTCGCCCGCGCCGTGGCTAGACAGGATGCCGTGGGAGTACACGACGTTCGCGCCCGACGGCGTGCGGGTGGCCATCGCCGAGGAGACCGGCATCCAGATCTACGGCCTGGACGGCGTGCCCACCCACAACAGCCGTTACCGCCCCTCCCCCGGCCACCTGCGGTTCAGCTGGGACGGGCGGCTGCTGGTCAGCACCGACAGCGACCGCGTGCGGGTCTGGCGGCTCGACCACGGCACCCGGATCGCCGACCGGCAGGTGCCCGCCGCCGCCGACCGGCACGCGCAGGCGGCGATCTCGGCGGACGGCCGCTGGCTGCGCGTGCTGGCCGGGCGCGGCACCGTCCTGACCATCGACCTGGCGGCGCCGTCCGCGCCCGCGCGGCCGGAGTCGTGGGTGTGCGAGCGGTACGGCCCGCTCTCGGCCGCGGAGTGGCGGCGGCACCTGCCCGAGGTGCCCTACCAGGAGACGTGCTGA
- a CDS encoding DUF1360 domain-containing protein, with amino-acid sequence MTDILEKTERAYENGHDRPLGGYVGLLSAYGGTVGVAAAVAMLAGRKAPDHVGVMDLALMAACTHKVSRRLAKDPVTSPLRAPFTQYEGQGGPSEVQEKPRGALGELLACPFCLAQWVATAYAAGLVLAPRVTRLVGATMTAVAVSDWLQLAYAKLMKSAGE; translated from the coding sequence ATGACCGACATTCTGGAAAAGACGGAACGGGCGTACGAGAACGGGCACGACCGGCCGCTCGGGGGCTACGTCGGACTCCTCAGCGCGTACGGCGGAACGGTGGGCGTGGCCGCCGCCGTGGCGATGCTGGCGGGGCGCAAGGCGCCCGACCACGTCGGCGTGATGGACCTGGCGCTGATGGCGGCCTGCACGCACAAGGTGTCGCGTCGCCTGGCCAAGGACCCCGTCACCAGCCCGCTGCGGGCCCCGTTCACGCAGTACGAGGGGCAGGGCGGCCCGTCGGAGGTGCAGGAGAAGCCGCGCGGGGCGCTGGGCGAGCTGCTGGCCTGCCCGTTCTGCCTGGCCCAGTGGGTGGCCACCGCGTACGCGGCCGGGCTCGTGCTGGCCCCCCGGGTGACCAGGCTCGTGGGGGCGACGATGACGGCGGTGGCGGTGTCGGACTGGCTGCAGCTCGCCTACGCGAAGCTGATGAAGTCGGCCGGGGAGTAG
- the secA2 gene encoding accessory Sec system translocase SecA2: MASFKGILRNLLDRPGGVPLTPYQKTVKAADGRAERIGKLDELPRPDMSDLAEFCAVAREAADRTLGLRPYDVQLLGTLALLDGKIAEMATGEGKTLSGAMAAAGYALQGKRVHVISVNDYLARRDAEWMGPFYEALGVSVGWIDQNSTPEERREAYAKDVTYGPVSEIGFDVLRDRLRTDASEIIVPAPEVALIDEADSVLVDEARVPLVMAGAADPGNAVPEMAALVRQLVRGYHYEIDEQARNVYLTPKGADSVENLLSVDLYDEHEPGTLIELNLALHAHALLTRDVDYIVRDGKVQLINPSRGRVALLQRWPNGLQAAVEAKEALAPSEKGEILDSITVQGLIRRYPQICGMTGTAVAVSEQLGEFYGLKVAVIPPNRPCVRVDEPDRIYPTVPDKDAALVEEIQSVHETGRPILIGTLDVAESENLAKLLQRRGLEPVVLNAKNDAEEAAIIAKAGERSAITVSTQMAGRGTDIRLGEGVAELGGLYVIGSGRHASSRLDDQLRGRAGRQGDPGGSVFFVSTKDDLITQFVPDERPPAADADGIVRHRRGAYLVGHAQRVAEGVNLEIHRNTWRYTRLLEHQRELILEWRDKVLHGDAAAKALAEADPERWASMPEDTRDETARQIVLHAIDRCWTEHLAFLTDLREGIHLRALGRMSPIDEFHREAVAEYKSLLAEVEKRSLESFEAPEPDLKRPTATWTYLVQDNPFGTEWDRILKRVTAATRRG, encoded by the coding sequence GTGGCCTCGTTTAAGGGAATACTGAGGAACCTCCTGGACCGTCCGGGAGGTGTCCCTCTGACGCCCTACCAGAAGACCGTCAAGGCGGCGGACGGCCGGGCGGAGCGGATCGGCAAGCTCGACGAGCTGCCCAGGCCGGACATGAGCGATCTGGCCGAGTTCTGTGCCGTCGCGCGCGAGGCCGCCGACCGGACCCTGGGGCTGCGGCCGTACGACGTGCAGCTGCTGGGCACGCTCGCGCTGCTCGACGGCAAGATCGCCGAGATGGCCACCGGTGAGGGCAAGACCCTGTCGGGGGCCATGGCGGCGGCCGGGTACGCGTTGCAGGGCAAGCGCGTACACGTCATCTCGGTCAACGACTACCTGGCCAGGCGCGACGCCGAGTGGATGGGCCCCTTCTACGAGGCGCTCGGCGTCAGCGTGGGCTGGATCGACCAGAACTCCACGCCGGAGGAGCGGCGCGAGGCGTACGCGAAGGACGTGACGTACGGGCCGGTCAGCGAGATCGGCTTCGACGTGCTGCGCGACCGGCTGCGCACGGACGCGAGCGAGATCATCGTGCCCGCGCCCGAGGTGGCCCTGATCGACGAGGCCGACTCCGTGCTCGTGGACGAGGCCCGCGTGCCGCTGGTCATGGCGGGGGCGGCCGACCCCGGCAACGCGGTGCCGGAGATGGCGGCGCTGGTGCGGCAGCTCGTCCGCGGCTACCACTACGAGATCGACGAGCAGGCCCGCAACGTCTACCTCACCCCCAAGGGCGCCGACAGCGTCGAGAACCTGCTGAGCGTCGACCTCTACGACGAGCACGAGCCCGGCACGCTCATCGAGCTCAACCTGGCCCTGCACGCCCACGCGCTGCTGACCCGCGACGTCGACTACATCGTGCGCGACGGCAAGGTGCAGCTCATCAACCCCTCCCGCGGCCGCGTGGCGCTGCTCCAGCGCTGGCCCAACGGCCTGCAGGCGGCCGTGGAGGCCAAGGAGGCGCTGGCGCCCAGCGAGAAGGGCGAGATCCTCGACTCGATCACCGTGCAGGGCCTGATCCGCCGCTACCCGCAGATCTGCGGCATGACCGGCACGGCCGTGGCCGTCAGCGAGCAGCTCGGCGAGTTCTACGGGCTCAAGGTCGCGGTCATCCCGCCGAACCGGCCGTGCGTGCGGGTGGACGAGCCCGACCGCATCTACCCGACCGTGCCCGACAAGGACGCGGCGCTGGTGGAGGAGATCCAGTCGGTGCACGAGACCGGCCGGCCCATCCTCATCGGCACGCTCGACGTGGCCGAGTCGGAGAACCTCGCCAAGCTGCTGCAGCGGCGCGGCCTGGAGCCGGTCGTGCTCAACGCCAAGAACGACGCCGAAGAGGCCGCGATCATCGCCAAGGCGGGCGAGCGCTCCGCCATCACCGTCTCCACCCAGATGGCCGGCCGCGGCACCGACATCCGCCTCGGCGAGGGCGTGGCCGAGCTCGGCGGCCTCTACGTGATCGGCTCCGGCCGCCACGCCAGCAGCCGCCTCGACGACCAGCTCCGCGGCCGCGCCGGCCGCCAGGGCGATCCGGGCGGCTCGGTCTTCTTCGTGAGCACGAAGGACGACCTGATCACGCAGTTCGTCCCCGACGAGCGGCCGCCCGCCGCCGACGCCGACGGGATCGTACGCCACCGGCGCGGCGCGTACCTCGTGGGCCACGCGCAGCGCGTCGCCGAGGGCGTCAACCTGGAGATCCACCGCAACACGTGGCGCTACACCCGGCTGCTGGAGCACCAGCGCGAGCTCATCCTGGAGTGGCGCGACAAGGTGCTGCACGGCGACGCCGCCGCGAAGGCGCTGGCCGAGGCCGACCCCGAGCGCTGGGCGTCGATGCCCGAGGACACCAGGGACGAGACGGCCCGCCAGATCGTGCTGCACGCCATCGACCGCTGCTGGACCGAGCACCTGGCGTTCCTGACGGACCTGCGCGAGGGCATCCACCTGCGGGCGCTGGGCCGGATGAGCCCGATCGACGAGTTCCACCGGGAGGCGGTGGCGGAGTACAAGTCGCTGCTGGCCGAGGTGGAGAAGCGCTCGCTGGAGTCGTTCGAGGCGCCGGAGCCGGATCTGAAGCGGCCCACGGCGACGTGGACGTACCTGGTGCAGGACAACCCGTTCGGCACCGAATGGGACCGCATCCTCAAGCGCGTCACGGCGGCCACCCGAAGGGGCTGA
- a CDS encoding GNAT family N-acetyltransferase: protein MTAKLPAPVVLENGVVRLEPLTMDHVPDLFAAGGGDEELWRWLPIDAPRTEEELGKVARKLIDDDVHVPHAVVLKESGRAVGWTTYADVPGFDLSVEIGWTWYGRAVWRTAVNTSCKLLLIDHAFSLGYNRVLLKTDNLNLRSQNAIKRIGGVHEGTLRRHRKRSDGTWRDTVCFGILEEEWPQHRDRLAARLNLS, encoded by the coding sequence ATGACCGCGAAGCTGCCTGCGCCTGTGGTGCTCGAGAACGGCGTCGTCCGCCTCGAGCCCCTCACCATGGATCACGTACCCGACCTGTTCGCCGCCGGTGGCGGTGACGAGGAGCTGTGGCGCTGGCTGCCCATCGACGCCCCGCGTACCGAGGAGGAGCTGGGCAAGGTCGCCAGGAAGCTGATCGACGACGACGTGCACGTGCCGCACGCCGTGGTGCTGAAGGAGAGCGGGCGGGCCGTCGGCTGGACCACCTACGCCGACGTGCCCGGCTTCGACCTGAGCGTCGAGATCGGCTGGACCTGGTACGGCAGGGCCGTCTGGCGCACGGCCGTGAACACGAGCTGCAAGCTGCTCCTCATCGACCACGCCTTCTCCCTGGGCTACAACCGCGTCCTGCTCAAGACGGACAACCTCAACCTCCGCTCGCAGAACGCCATCAAGCGCATCGGCGGCGTGCACGAGGGCACCCTGCGCCGTCACCGCAAGCGATCGGACGGAACCTGGCGCGATACCGTCTGTTTCGGCATCCTCGAAGAGGAGTGGCCGCAGCACCGGGATCGGCTGGCGGCCCGCTTGAACCTTTCGTAG
- a CDS encoding nucleotidyltransferase, giving the protein MSSHGHAVTDAILDTLKRASSGLKEAGVKFALAGGCAAYARGAAPSLHDVDFVLTEHDVPAALEALRGLGFQTAKPPEDWLVKAYDDGRLVDLIFRVSDLAITDTLLDRAEPLKASAVIVPVLEATDLVISWLLPLSEHACDYGALLAQVRALREQVDWPRVAAVTADSPYATTFITLLERLGVLSGPVVPSGDPKWP; this is encoded by the coding sequence ATGAGTAGCCACGGTCACGCGGTCACCGACGCCATCCTCGACACGCTCAAGCGTGCCAGCTCGGGGCTGAAGGAGGCCGGAGTGAAGTTCGCGCTGGCGGGCGGGTGCGCGGCGTACGCGCGGGGCGCGGCTCCCTCACTGCATGACGTGGACTTCGTCCTCACCGAGCACGACGTGCCGGCCGCGCTGGAGGCCCTGCGCGGGCTGGGGTTCCAGACGGCCAAGCCGCCGGAGGACTGGCTGGTCAAGGCGTACGACGACGGGCGGCTGGTGGACCTGATCTTCCGGGTCTCCGACCTGGCGATCACCGACACGCTGCTCGACCGGGCGGAGCCCCTGAAGGCGTCCGCGGTAATCGTCCCCGTGCTGGAGGCCACCGACCTGGTCATCTCCTGGCTGCTGCCGCTGTCGGAGCACGCCTGCGACTACGGGGCCCTGCTGGCGCAGGTGCGGGCGCTGCGCGAGCAGGTGGACTGGCCGCGGGTGGCCGCCGTGACGGCCGACTCGCCGTACGCGACCACGTTCATCACCCTGCTGGAGCGGCTGGGCGTGCTGAGCGGGCCGGTCGTGCCGTCCGGCGACCCCAAGTGGCCCTGA
- a CDS encoding DMT family transporter, which produces MTHVSARRGALYVSVAATAWGTGGAAGSLLFDTGGLGPVGVSLWRYLLGAAFLLFLSRGLLSRGPLSRGPLPRGTTIAWNGRTVLVGAGMAVYQTAYFAAIAHSGVAVATVVTMGATPIFTALGSRFLLRERLGRLALCALAAALAGLLLLTGEAALQARSSAGLAFALVSAAGYAGVTLLSRQGRDDDPRATAVGGFVVGAVCLAPFALAEGVVPEVSWSSVALLVYLGAVPTALAYGLFFRALTALRATTVSIISLGEAVGAALLGVLLFGERLTPLAWSGCVLLLAAVAVLAARAETA; this is translated from the coding sequence ATGACCCATGTCTCCGCCCGGCGGGGCGCCCTGTACGTCTCCGTGGCCGCGACCGCCTGGGGCACCGGCGGCGCAGCCGGATCCCTCCTCTTCGACACCGGCGGCCTCGGCCCCGTCGGCGTCTCCCTGTGGCGCTACCTCCTCGGCGCCGCCTTCCTCCTCTTCCTGTCGCGAGGCCTGCTGTCGCGAGGCCCGCTGTCGCGAGGCCCGCTGCCGAGAGGCACCACGATTGCCTGGAACGGCAGGACGGTGCTCGTCGGCGCCGGGATGGCCGTCTACCAGACCGCGTACTTCGCCGCGATCGCCCACTCCGGCGTGGCCGTCGCCACCGTCGTCACGATGGGCGCCACCCCGATCTTCACCGCCCTCGGCAGCCGCTTCCTGCTGCGCGAACGGCTCGGCAGGCTGGCGCTGTGCGCCCTGGCCGCCGCGCTGGCCGGGCTGCTCCTGCTCACCGGCGAGGCCGCGCTGCAGGCCCGCTCGTCCGCCGGCCTCGCCTTCGCGCTGGTCTCGGCCGCCGGGTACGCCGGGGTCACGCTGCTGTCCCGGCAGGGCAGGGACGACGACCCGCGGGCCACGGCGGTCGGCGGGTTCGTGGTCGGCGCGGTGTGCCTGGCGCCGTTCGCGCTGGCGGAAGGGGTGGTGCCCGAGGTGAGCTGGTCCTCCGTGGCGCTGCTGGTCTACCTGGGCGCGGTGCCGACCGCGCTCGCCTACGGCCTGTTCTTCCGCGCCCTGACCGCCCTGCGGGCCACCACCGTGTCGATCATCTCGCTGGGCGAGGCGGTGGGTGCGGCGCTGCTGGGCGTGTTGCTCTTCGGCGAACGGCTCACGCCCCTGGCCTGGTCGGGCTGCGTGCTGCTGCTGGCGGCGGTCGCGGTGCTCGCCGCACGAGCCGAAACCGCGTGA
- a CDS encoding PRC-barrel domain containing protein: MELWDYRPDVYNRGQALDLAGYHVQATDGKIGSVDEATYEVGESYIIVDTGPWIFGKKVMLPARVVTRIDPQERNVYVARTKAEIKDAPEFDEGTFKEPEYRTRLGDYYGRLPG; encoded by the coding sequence ATGGAGCTCTGGGACTATCGACCTGACGTCTACAACCGCGGGCAGGCTCTGGACTTGGCGGGATACCACGTCCAGGCCACCGACGGCAAGATCGGGTCCGTCGACGAGGCGACGTACGAGGTCGGCGAGAGCTACATCATCGTCGACACCGGTCCGTGGATCTTCGGTAAGAAGGTCATGCTCCCGGCACGAGTGGTCACGCGCATCGATCCCCAGGAACGCAACGTGTACGTGGCCCGCACCAAGGCCGAGATCAAGGACGCGCCCGAGTTCGACGAGGGCACGTTCAAGGAGCCCGAGTACCGGACGCGGCTGGGGGACTACTACGGCCGCCTCCCCGGGTGA
- a CDS encoding acyl-CoA dehydrogenase family protein, whose product MDFAFDTVTEDLRERLLRFMDECVYPAEPAFEEQAQTSGWSPPPLLSDLKDEARKRGLWNLFLPGEHGAGLTNLQYAPLAEIMGRSPSIAPVATNCAAPDTGNMEVLSMFGNEWQRKEWLQPLLDGEIRSAFAMTEPDVASSDATNIATSITRDGDEYVINGRKWFISGAMNPDCKIFIVMGKTNPDAPKHRQQSMILVPRDTPGLNIKRGMHVFGYTDADHGGHAEIVLEDVRVPAGNLIGEEGGGFAIAQARLGPGRIHHCMRLIGMAERAVELMCKRALARTTFGKPVAQQGVVQDWIAESRIRIEQARLLVLKTAWLMDTVGNQGAHTEIQAIKISTPITVEWILDKAVQVHGAGGVSQDFPLAGLWAGARSLRLADGPDEVHKRSLAYRELKRWM is encoded by the coding sequence ATGGACTTCGCCTTCGACACCGTCACCGAGGACCTGCGCGAGCGCCTGCTCCGCTTCATGGACGAATGCGTCTACCCGGCAGAGCCGGCGTTCGAGGAACAGGCCCAGACCAGCGGGTGGAGCCCGCCACCCCTGCTGAGCGACCTCAAGGACGAGGCCAGGAAGCGCGGCCTGTGGAACCTGTTCCTGCCGGGCGAGCACGGCGCCGGCCTGACGAACCTCCAGTACGCCCCGCTGGCCGAGATCATGGGCCGGAGTCCCTCCATCGCCCCGGTCGCCACCAACTGCGCGGCCCCCGACACGGGCAACATGGAAGTGCTGTCCATGTTCGGCAACGAGTGGCAGCGCAAGGAGTGGCTCCAGCCGCTGCTCGACGGCGAGATCCGCTCCGCGTTCGCGATGACCGAGCCCGACGTGGCCTCCTCCGACGCCACCAACATCGCCACCTCCATCACCCGCGACGGCGACGAGTACGTCATCAACGGCCGCAAGTGGTTCATCTCCGGCGCCATGAACCCCGACTGCAAGATCTTCATCGTCATGGGCAAGACGAACCCGGACGCGCCCAAGCACCGCCAGCAGAGCATGATCCTCGTGCCCCGCGACACCCCGGGCCTGAACATCAAGCGCGGCATGCACGTCTTCGGCTACACCGACGCCGACCACGGGGGCCATGCCGAGATCGTGTTAGAGGACGTCCGCGTCCCGGCGGGCAACCTCATCGGCGAAGAGGGCGGCGGCTTCGCCATCGCGCAGGCCAGGCTCGGCCCCGGCCGCATCCACCACTGCATGCGCCTGATCGGCATGGCCGAGCGCGCGGTGGAGCTGATGTGCAAGCGGGCCCTGGCCAGGACGACGTTCGGCAAGCCCGTCGCGCAGCAGGGCGTGGTCCAGGACTGGATCGCCGAGTCCAGGATCAGGATCGAGCAGGCGCGCCTGCTCGTGCTGAAGACGGCCTGGCTCATGGACACGGTGGGCAACCAGGGCGCCCACACCGAGATCCAGGCCATCAAGATCTCCACTCCCATCACCGTGGAGTGGATCCTCGACAAGGCCGTACAGGTGCACGGCGCGGGCGGCGTCTCCCAGGACTTCCCCCTGGCCGGCCTCTGGGCGGGGGCGCGTTCCCTGCGCCTGGCCGACGGCCCCGACGAGGTGCACAAGCGGTCGCTGGCCTATCGCGAGCTCAAGAGGTGGATGTGA
- a CDS encoding SAM-dependent methyltransferase has product MSVEWAPPGVDPKQASVARVHDALLGGMENFAADRSVARKLKIAVPEVVDLVWCNRAFIGRVVDFLVREAGIRQIIDLGAGLPTVENTHEVAQFAAPDSRVVYVDLDPMVEPHARAILSGNPRADAITADARDVAGVLDHPAVRRLIDLSQPTAVIAIGLLHLFSDRENPHALIRAYADALPRGSYLAVSNFLSSENPKAKALEVMLQATMGTGHFRDRPAIERFFDGLELVEPGVVHLPEWHPDERIPGPLASWEEVLLGGVARKP; this is encoded by the coding sequence ATGAGCGTTGAGTGGGCGCCTCCAGGGGTGGATCCGAAGCAGGCGAGCGTGGCACGGGTGCACGACGCGCTGCTGGGCGGCATGGAGAACTTCGCCGCCGACCGCTCCGTGGCGCGCAAGCTCAAGATCGCGGTGCCCGAGGTGGTGGATCTCGTCTGGTGCAACCGCGCCTTCATCGGGCGGGTCGTCGACTTCCTCGTACGGGAGGCCGGCATCAGGCAGATCATCGACCTCGGCGCCGGGCTGCCCACGGTGGAGAACACCCACGAGGTCGCCCAGTTCGCCGCCCCCGACTCCAGAGTGGTGTACGTGGACCTCGACCCCATGGTCGAGCCGCACGCCCGCGCGATACTCAGCGGCAACCCCCGCGCCGACGCCATCACCGCCGACGCCCGCGACGTGGCGGGCGTGCTCGATCACCCGGCGGTGCGCCGCCTGATCGACCTGTCGCAGCCCACGGCGGTCATCGCGATCGGCCTGCTGCACCTGTTCTCCGACAGGGAGAACCCGCACGCGCTGATCAGGGCCTACGCGGACGCGCTGCCGCGCGGCAGCTACCTGGCCGTCTCCAACTTCCTATCCTCCGAGAACCCCAAGGCCAAGGCGCTGGAGGTGATGCTCCAGGCCACGATGGGCACCGGCCACTTCCGCGACCGCCCGGCGATCGAGCGCTTCTTCGACGGCCTGGAGCTGGTGGAACCCGGCGTGGTGCACCTCCCCGAGTGGCATCCGGACGAGCGCATCCCCGGCCCGCTCGCGTCCTGGGAGGAAGTGCTGCTGGGTGGCGTCGCCCGCAAGCCGTAA
- a CDS encoding acyl-CoA dehydrogenase family protein translates to MNEAEIKERVAAFLGEHDPSGDRLEFLRARFDAGLAWVWFPEGLGGLAAPRELQQVVERELADTPQINGGKQGIGLGMAAPTILAFGTEEQKRRFLRPLWTGEEIWCQLFSEPGAGSDLATLATRAVRDGDEWVVDGQKVWTSGAHHSRWAILVTRTDPDVPKHRGLTYFVCDMQAPGVEVRPLRQITGEAEFNEVFLTGVRLSDDLRLGEVGDGWRVAQTTLMNERVAIGGAPTRRGGGVMATVLSAWREHPELRTHDLHGRLLSLWVEAEVTRLSGARLREQLAAGQPGPEGSGMKLSFARLNQALTGLDVELRRDLGYDDWAFRRSEDVDFYGRGPGYRYLRAKGNSIEGGTSEILRNIISERVLGLPSEPRVDKDVPWKDLPR, encoded by the coding sequence GTGAACGAAGCGGAGATCAAGGAGCGCGTTGCGGCGTTCCTCGGCGAGCACGACCCGAGCGGGGACCGGCTGGAGTTCCTGCGGGCCAGGTTCGACGCCGGGCTGGCGTGGGTGTGGTTCCCCGAAGGGCTAGGCGGGCTGGCGGCTCCCCGCGAGCTGCAGCAGGTGGTCGAGCGGGAGCTGGCCGACACGCCACAGATCAACGGCGGCAAGCAGGGCATCGGCCTGGGCATGGCGGCGCCGACGATCCTGGCGTTCGGGACGGAGGAGCAGAAGCGCCGGTTCCTGCGACCGCTGTGGACGGGCGAGGAGATCTGGTGCCAGCTCTTCAGCGAGCCCGGCGCCGGCTCCGACCTGGCCACGCTGGCGACGCGGGCCGTCAGGGACGGCGACGAGTGGGTGGTGGACGGCCAGAAGGTGTGGACGTCCGGCGCGCACCACTCCCGGTGGGCCATCCTCGTCACCCGTACCGACCCGGACGTGCCCAAGCACCGCGGCCTGACGTACTTCGTCTGCGACATGCAGGCGCCCGGCGTCGAGGTGCGGCCGCTGCGGCAGATCACCGGTGAGGCCGAGTTCAACGAGGTGTTCCTGACCGGCGTGCGGCTCTCCGACGACCTGCGGCTGGGCGAGGTCGGCGACGGGTGGCGGGTCGCGCAGACCACGCTGATGAACGAGCGCGTCGCCATCGGCGGGGCGCCCACGCGGCGCGGGGGCGGCGTGATGGCCACCGTGCTGTCGGCCTGGCGCGAGCACCCCGAGCTGCGCACCCACGACCTGCACGGCCGCTTGTTGTCGCTGTGGGTGGAGGCCGAGGTCACCCGCCTGTCGGGGGCACGCCTGCGCGAGCAGCTTGCCGCCGGGCAGCCGGGGCCGGAGGGGTCGGGGATGAAGCTCTCGTTCGCCCGGCTCAACCAGGCCCTGACCGGGCTGGACGTCGAGCTGCGGCGCGACCTGGGCTACGACGACTGGGCCTTCCGCCGCTCGGAGGACGTCGACTTCTACGGCCGCGGCCCCGGCTACCGCTACCTGCGGGCCAAGGGCAACTCCATCGAGGGCGGCACCTCCGAGATCCTGCGCAACATCATCTCCGAGCGGGTGCTCGGCCTGCCCTCGGAACCCCGTGTCGACAAGGACGTGCCCTGGAAGGACCTGCCGCGATGA